A genomic window from Halorubrum trapanicum includes:
- the ilvD gene encoding dihydroxy-acid dehydratase — translation MSEQQPRSDDDDERRRRREDTDRFAGGKDEELRSREVTEGPDKAPHRAMFRAMGFDDEDLSSPIIGVPNPAADITPCNVHLDDVADAALDGIDAAGGMPIEFGTITISDAISMGTEGMKASLISREVIADSVELVSFGERMDALVTVAGCDKNLPGMMMAAIRTDLPSVFLYGGSIMPGQHDGRDVTIVQVFEGVGTYAQGDMDADELDDLERNACPGAGSCGGMFTANTMASLSEALGLAPLGSASPPAEDEERYAVAERAGELAMDCIENDRRPSDILTRESFENAIAVQTAMGGSTNAVLHLLALAGEADVDLSIEDFDEISRRTPKIADLQPGGSRVMNDLHEVGGVPVVLRRLLEADLLHGDAMTVTGRTLAEEIAELEERGDLPADDEIEADFLYTVDEPKEEEGAIKILDGNLAPDGSVLKVTGDDEFYHEGPARVFENEEEAMEYVQSGGIESGDVIVIRNEGPRGGPGMREMLGVTAAVVGAGHEDDVALLTDGRFSGATRGPMIGHVAPEAAVGGPIGLIEDGDHVTVDIPERDLTVDLTEEELDERREAWDAPEPPYEGGILAKYGRDFASAADGAVTNPRLTRDL, via the coding sequence ATGAGCGAACAGCAGCCGAGATCCGACGACGACGACGAGCGGCGTCGTCGCCGGGAGGACACGGACCGATTCGCCGGCGGGAAAGACGAGGAGCTGCGGAGCCGCGAGGTGACCGAGGGGCCGGACAAGGCGCCGCACCGCGCGATGTTCCGCGCGATGGGGTTCGACGACGAGGACCTCTCCTCGCCGATCATCGGCGTGCCGAACCCGGCCGCGGACATCACGCCGTGTAACGTCCACCTCGACGACGTGGCGGACGCCGCGCTCGACGGCATCGACGCCGCGGGGGGGATGCCGATCGAGTTCGGGACGATCACCATTAGCGACGCCATCTCGATGGGGACCGAGGGGATGAAGGCGAGTCTCATCTCGCGGGAGGTGATCGCCGACTCCGTCGAGCTCGTCTCCTTCGGCGAGCGGATGGACGCGCTGGTGACGGTCGCGGGCTGCGACAAGAACCTCCCCGGGATGATGATGGCCGCGATCCGGACGGACCTCCCCAGCGTCTTCCTCTACGGCGGGTCGATCATGCCCGGCCAACACGACGGGCGCGACGTGACGATCGTCCAGGTGTTCGAGGGCGTCGGGACGTACGCGCAGGGCGACATGGACGCCGACGAGCTCGACGACCTGGAGCGCAACGCCTGCCCCGGCGCGGGCTCGTGCGGCGGGATGTTCACCGCGAACACGATGGCGTCGCTCTCGGAGGCGCTCGGGCTGGCGCCGCTCGGCTCCGCCTCGCCGCCCGCCGAGGACGAGGAGCGCTACGCGGTCGCCGAGCGCGCCGGCGAGCTCGCGATGGACTGTATCGAGAACGACCGGCGGCCCTCCGACATCCTCACCCGAGAGTCGTTCGAGAACGCGATCGCGGTCCAGACCGCGATGGGCGGCTCGACGAACGCGGTGCTCCACCTGCTCGCGCTCGCGGGCGAGGCGGACGTGGACCTCTCGATCGAGGACTTCGACGAGATCTCGCGGCGCACGCCGAAGATCGCGGACCTCCAGCCCGGCGGGAGCCGCGTGATGAACGACCTCCACGAGGTCGGCGGCGTGCCTGTCGTCCTCCGGCGCCTGCTGGAGGCCGACCTGCTCCACGGCGACGCGATGACGGTGACGGGCCGAACCCTCGCCGAGGAGATCGCCGAGCTGGAGGAGCGGGGCGACCTGCCGGCCGACGACGAGATCGAGGCCGACTTCCTCTACACGGTCGACGAGCCGAAGGAGGAGGAGGGCGCGATCAAGATCCTCGACGGGAACCTCGCGCCCGACGGCTCGGTGCTGAAGGTGACCGGCGACGACGAGTTCTACCACGAGGGGCCCGCCCGCGTGTTCGAGAACGAGGAAGAGGCGATGGAGTACGTCCAGTCCGGCGGCATCGAGTCCGGCGACGTGATCGTCATCCGCAACGAGGGCCCCCGCGGCGGCCCCGGGATGCGCGAGATGCTCGGCGTCACCGCCGCCGTCGTGGGCGCGGGCCACGAGGACGACGTGGCGCTGCTCACCGACGGCCGGTTCTCGGGTGCCACCCGCGGCCCGATGATCGGCCACGTCGCGCCCGAGGCCGCCGTCGGCGGCCCGATCGGGCTCATCGAGGACGGCGACCACGTCACGGTCGACATCCCCGAACGCGACCTGACGGTGGACCTCACCGAGGAGGAGCTCGACGAGCGCCGCGAGGCGTGGGACGCACCCGAACCGCCCTACGAGGGCGGCATCCTCGCGAAGTACGGCCGCGACTTCGCGTCCGCCGCGGACGGCGCGGTGACGAACCCGCGGCTCACGCGAGACTTATAA